One segment of Marvinbryantia formatexigens DSM 14469 DNA contains the following:
- a CDS encoding DNA topoisomerase 3, whose product MKLVIAEKPSVAMSLAAVLGANEKKDGYMEGGGYLVSWCVGHLLELAQPEAYGERYARWRYGDLPILPETWKYEVPKDKKKQLDLLCRLMKDKRVDSVVCATDAGREGELIFRLVYEHAGCKKPMERLWISSMEDAAIRDGFEHLRPGSDYDKLYDAAVCRAGADWLIGINATRLFSVLYGVTLNVGRVMSPTLALLVQREADIRAFTSKPFYVPEITCGGFTASGEKLSGKNEAEKICMDCDGQGALVLSVEKQVKTVQPPRLYDLTTLQRECNRIYGYTAQQTLDYVQSLYEKKLATYPRTDSQYLTEDMQATAASLVLWLRDYMPFGKGCTGEPDIDRVTDGSKVTDHHAIIPTVEVARTDLSELPSGERDVLTLIAARLLSATAQAHRFEAVTAVLDCRGNSFTAKGKTVLQAGWKEVERLYRMGLKQSKPEDDESTDASLPMLQEGQVFETVSASVREGRTSPPKHYTEDSLLAAMETAGAGDMPEDTERKGLGTPATRAATLEKLVSAGFVDRKKKQLIPTEKGTNLILVLPDNIKSPTLTAEWESMLKQVERGELAAESFMGQIADMSRTLVKEHTAPEERFSGLFPDAKRNGGEAVGTCPRCGGTVYEGKKGFFCDNRDCAFALWKDNKFFSGKKKSITKSVAAALLKEGRVSMSGLYSEKTGKTYDAVVLLDDTGGKYVNFKLEFPAKKGRKK is encoded by the coding sequence ATGAAGTTAGTAATTGCGGAAAAGCCCTCCGTCGCCATGTCGCTGGCGGCGGTTCTGGGTGCGAATGAGAAAAAAGACGGCTACATGGAGGGCGGGGGTTATCTGGTAAGCTGGTGCGTGGGACACCTTCTGGAACTGGCGCAGCCGGAGGCTTATGGGGAACGGTATGCCAGATGGCGTTATGGTGATCTGCCGATTCTGCCGGAAACATGGAAATATGAAGTGCCGAAGGATAAGAAAAAGCAGCTTGACCTTCTTTGCCGGCTGATGAAAGACAAACGGGTGGATTCCGTGGTATGCGCTACGGACGCCGGACGGGAGGGCGAACTGATCTTCCGTCTGGTCTATGAACACGCCGGATGTAAGAAACCGATGGAACGTCTCTGGATTTCCAGTATGGAGGATGCGGCAATCCGTGACGGGTTTGAGCACCTGCGTCCTGGCAGCGACTACGATAAGCTCTATGACGCGGCGGTCTGCCGGGCCGGGGCTGACTGGCTGATCGGTATTAACGCCACCCGGCTTTTCTCTGTCCTGTATGGCGTCACGCTGAATGTGGGGCGCGTCATGTCGCCCACGCTGGCCCTTCTGGTACAGCGGGAGGCAGATATTCGGGCATTTACGAGCAAGCCCTTCTATGTGCCGGAGATCACCTGCGGCGGCTTTACTGCCTCTGGGGAAAAGCTGTCCGGGAAAAATGAAGCTGAAAAAATCTGTATGGACTGTGACGGGCAGGGTGCTTTAGTGCTATCCGTGGAGAAGCAGGTCAAGACGGTGCAGCCGCCCCGCCTGTATGACCTGACAACTTTGCAGCGGGAATGTAACCGCATTTATGGCTATACGGCACAGCAGACCCTTGATTATGTGCAATCCCTCTATGAGAAAAAACTGGCGACCTATCCCCGGACGGACAGCCAGTATCTGACTGAGGACATGCAGGCAACCGCCGCCTCCCTGGTTCTCTGGCTGCGGGATTATATGCCCTTTGGAAAAGGCTGCACAGGGGAACCTGATATTGACCGCGTAACGGACGGCAGCAAAGTCACCGACCATCACGCGATTATCCCTACGGTGGAGGTTGCCCGGACGGATTTATCGGAGCTGCCTTCCGGGGAGCGGGATGTACTGACGCTGATTGCCGCAAGGCTGCTTTCTGCCACGGCCCAGGCGCACCGGTTCGAGGCGGTGACGGCGGTCCTGGACTGCCGGGGTAATTCCTTTACAGCAAAAGGGAAAACCGTATTGCAGGCCGGATGGAAGGAAGTGGAACGCCTCTACCGCATGGGATTGAAACAATCCAAACCGGAGGATGACGAGAGTACGGATGCTTCCCTTCCCATGCTGCAGGAGGGGCAGGTTTTTGAAACGGTCTCTGCCAGCGTCCGGGAGGGCAGAACCTCCCCGCCGAAACACTATACGGAGGATTCCCTTCTGGCAGCAATGGAGACCGCCGGAGCCGGGGATATGCCGGAGGATACCGAGCGTAAAGGATTAGGCACCCCGGCCACTCGTGCGGCTACACTGGAAAAACTGGTCTCTGCCGGATTTGTGGATCGGAAAAAAAAGCAGCTTATTCCAACGGAAAAAGGTACGAACCTGATCCTGGTCCTGCCGGACAATATCAAATCGCCTACGCTCACCGCAGAATGGGAATCCATGTTGAAGCAGGTAGAACGCGGCGAGCTGGCTGCAGAATCCTTTATGGGGCAGATTGCGGATATGAGCCGGACGCTGGTAAAGGAACATACCGCCCCGGAGGAACGCTTTTCCGGCCTCTTCCCGGATGCAAAAAGAAACGGAGGTGAGGCTGTCGGCACCTGCCCCCGCTGCGGCGGAACCGTATATGAGGGTAAAAAAGGATTCTTTTGTGATAACCGGGACTGTGCTTTTGCGCTGTGGAAAGACAATAAATTCTTTTCCGGCAAGAAAAAATCCATAACAAAATCCGTGGCGGCGGCCCTTCTGAAAGAGGGCCGCGTTTCCATGTCCGGGCTTTACAGCGAAAAGACGGGAAAGACCTATGACGCGGTGGTGCTGCTGGATGATACGGGCGGAAAATATGTGAATTTCAAGCTGGAATTTCCGGCTAAGAAAGGCAGAAAGAAATGA
- a CDS encoding cysteine-rich VLP protein produces MTGQPSRELTRQERAAIRRLVTDLCANHDNQDRLCLPLDCPCYMLQKWWTGSFCRYFREAVLPVDPALESAITGEDTSLKQKTCPVCGKAYLPTTSQAYCSDSCRTFARRKSERERKRRIRKN; encoded by the coding sequence ATGACCGGGCAGCCCTCACGGGAATTAACAAGACAGGAACGGGCAGCAATCCGAAGGCTGGTAACAGACCTTTGCGCTAACCATGACAATCAGGATAGGCTCTGCCTCCCCTTAGACTGCCCCTGTTATATGCTGCAAAAATGGTGGACCGGCTCTTTCTGCCGATACTTCCGGGAGGCGGTGCTGCCGGTGGACCCGGCGCTAGAATCTGCCATTACCGGCGAGGACACTTCCCTGAAACAGAAAACATGCCCGGTTTGTGGGAAAGCCTATCTGCCTACTACCAGCCAGGCGTATTGTTCGGATTCCTGCCGCACCTTTGCCAGACGGAAATCCGAGCGGGAACGCAAGCGCCGGATCAGAAAAAATTAA
- a CDS encoding DUF4316 domain-containing protein: MEKKRTYGVWAVRSSTSIFGPAQSWCKENGKPLEFDTKAAAENYAKEANEHTTANVRYYVKEKEPEPGAVRKGTSQPELDARSHEEVIPRNDAAEKQNEIPGRQIPSQTDPLVEIRSAVHSNYAGMVAMLGADNRVYLGHEERCHYQDMQPSYYDNQDGSLCFVCDQPDMYYFLYGEGWAHTQAEMLERGLTLHQYEEFARLQNGVLAQFTTQREILFAGQPFQPPESYLRNAELYEEGQTGNYNMLDGRLNNEPPERPDLTDGQTYEEIRELAPETLPEEKPSLMERLKAERPEHEAKQAAPPVPERER; this comes from the coding sequence ATGGAAAAGAAACGGACCTATGGTGTATGGGCAGTACGAAGCAGCACTTCTATTTTCGGACCGGCACAAAGCTGGTGCAAGGAAAATGGAAAACCGTTGGAGTTTGATACCAAAGCTGCTGCTGAAAACTATGCAAAGGAAGCCAACGAGCATACGACAGCAAATGTCCGATACTATGTGAAAGAAAAAGAACCGGAGCCCGGTGCTGTTCGGAAAGGAACATCTCAACCGGAGCTGGATGCACGCAGCCATGAAGAAGTGATACCAAGAAATGATGCAGCGGAAAAACAAAATGAGATTCCGGGCAGACAGATTCCTTCTCAAACAGATCCGCTGGTAGAAATCCGCTCTGCGGTTCATAGTAATTACGCGGGTATGGTCGCTATGCTGGGTGCGGACAACCGTGTGTATTTGGGGCATGAGGAACGCTGCCATTACCAGGATATGCAGCCATCTTACTATGACAATCAGGACGGTTCCCTGTGTTTTGTCTGTGATCAGCCCGATATGTATTATTTTCTTTATGGAGAAGGCTGGGCGCATACCCAGGCGGAAATGCTGGAACGAGGACTCACCCTGCACCAGTACGAAGAATTTGCGAGACTGCAAAATGGCGTCCTTGCACAGTTTACCACCCAAAGAGAAATCCTGTTCGCCGGGCAGCCCTTCCAGCCGCCGGAGAGCTATCTGCGTAATGCGGAACTCTACGAGGAAGGACAGACCGGAAACTATAATATGCTGGATGGCCGGCTGAATAATGAGCCGCCGGAACGCCCTGACTTAACGGACGGCCAGACCTATGAGGAAATCCGGGAGCTTGCACCGGAGACTTTGCCGGAGGAAAAACCTTCCCTGATGGAGCGGCTGAAAGCGGAACGCCCGGAGCATGAGGCGAAACAGGCAGCGCCGCCTGTGCCGGAAAGGGAACGCTGA
- a CDS encoding plasmid mobilization protein has product MKAGHNKKSVRVEFVMSEPEAELVKERMAELGITNLSAYLRKMAVDGYIIHLDMSDIQEMIRLLRICSNNLNQYTRRANETGSIYAADVDDLRTRLDSLWDGMDKLLRGFANIS; this is encoded by the coding sequence ATGAAGGCCGGGCATAACAAAAAATCCGTCCGTGTCGAATTTGTCATGTCCGAACCGGAGGCCGAACTGGTAAAAGAACGCATGGCGGAACTTGGCATTACCAACCTCTCCGCATATCTGCGCAAGATGGCGGTGGACGGTTATATCATCCATCTGGATATGAGCGACATTCAGGAAATGATACGGCTCCTTCGCATTTGCTCCAATAACCTGAACCAGTACACCCGGCGTGCCAATGAGACCGGCAGTATTTACGCTGCCGACGTGGACGATCTGCGCACACGCCTGGACAGTTTATGGGATGGCATGGATAAGCTGCTGCGGGGATTTGCGAACATTTCGTAA
- a CDS encoding CD1845 family protein — translation MRLIGKLLALPFVLVTGILYLVCKFLVVVSGAVLGILSGIVFLAALALFFAAGFWPGLSWLVIAFLISPYGLPMAAAWLVGIIGGANSALKDFVFG, via the coding sequence ATGCGTCTGATTGGTAAATTACTGGCACTTCCCTTTGTACTGGTTACGGGGATTCTCTATCTGGTGTGTAAATTCCTGGTGGTCGTTTCCGGCGCTGTGCTGGGGATTCTATCGGGGATCGTATTTCTGGCGGCGCTGGCGCTGTTCTTTGCAGCCGGGTTCTGGCCGGGGCTTTCATGGCTGGTGATCGCGTTCCTGATCAGCCCCTACGGTCTGCCAATGGCGGCGGCCTGGCTGGTGGGGATCATCGGAGGCGCAAACAGCGCGTTAAAGGATTTCGTATTTGGTTAA
- a CDS encoding DUF3849 domain-containing protein produces MKDTTPIYFHSATYAHEHGELDQYRASHKANIACKEAIEQAIADNYRDNRLGPACVQQVLQQFDPGRIFYVLANTVRQKEHDGRISRDNKAWAQTIPVCEDKDGFGYDRNVSFVVDRSHPGLMDLFLTQARDIAKEDFKMNQEFTSRNQVEFIRQTYPPNTRILLQHMDDPYAPVPAGTRGTVKYVDDIGQIGVAWDNGRSLSLIPGMDTYRKLTQQELTQEQGEKPSIHDSLGKHAGQQAAHSDKPKMKKEQTR; encoded by the coding sequence TTGAAAGATACAACGCCAATTTATTTTCATTCTGCCACCTATGCGCATGAGCATGGGGAGCTGGATCAGTACCGTGCTTCCCACAAGGCAAACATTGCGTGTAAAGAGGCAATCGAACAGGCCATTGCGGACAACTACCGGGATAACCGTTTAGGCCCCGCATGTGTGCAGCAGGTCTTACAACAATTTGATCCTGGCCGGATTTTCTATGTCCTTGCCAACACGGTCCGGCAGAAAGAACATGACGGGCGAATTTCCCGTGATAACAAAGCCTGGGCGCAGACAATCCCGGTCTGTGAAGATAAGGACGGTTTCGGATATGACAGGAATGTTTCCTTTGTGGTAGACCGTAGCCATCCAGGACTAATGGATTTATTTCTTACCCAAGCCAGAGACATTGCAAAGGAGGATTTCAAGATGAATCAAGAGTTTACGAGCCGTAACCAAGTGGAGTTTATACGTCAGACCTACCCACCGAATACCCGGATTTTGTTGCAGCATATGGATGATCCCTATGCCCCGGTGCCCGCTGGCACCCGTGGAACTGTCAAGTATGTGGATGACATAGGCCAGATTGGGGTTGCCTGGGACAATGGACGCAGCCTTTCACTGATTCCCGGTATGGACACATATCGGAAACTGACCCAACAGGAGCTTACTCAGGAACAAGGTGAAAAGCCTTCCATACATGACAGTCTGGGCAAACATGCCGGGCAGCAGGCGGCTCACAGCGACAAACCGAAAATGAAAAAAGAACAGACACGATAA
- a CDS encoding relaxase/mobilization nuclease domain-containing protein yields MATTRLMPLHVGKGRDVSTAIADIIDYVENPQKTDFGKFIYGYECDTRTADAEFLLSKRQYANLTGRNRGADDVIAYHLRQAFKPGEVTPEEANQIGRELALKLTKENHAFVVCTHVDKHHVHNHIIINSTTLDCQKKFRNFWGSTWAIRRMNDKLCLEHGLSIVENPKPSRNHYGTWMGSQKQPSHQEQLRWAIDAALEEKPKDFEELLKKLEAAGIEVNRERKYLRFRLSPEDRYTRCDTLKGDYTEQAIRERIAGIRTVKPRRISPQKPVSKVGLLVDIEAAVRSGKGPGYERWAKVFNLKQLSQAVIYLKEHGDMSYEDLQKKSDAATASFNALSVQIKELESQMAANGELQKQIVNYAKTRAAYVEYRKAGYSKKFRAVHETEILLHQAAKKHFDEVGITKLPSVKSLREEYAGLLEQKRKAYSSYKQARADMKELYNIRANVEHLLDIPTGREPQKESQKSRQ; encoded by the coding sequence ATGGCGACCACACGGCTCATGCCGCTGCATGTCGGTAAAGGCCGGGATGTTTCCACGGCGATTGCAGACATCATTGACTACGTAGAGAATCCGCAGAAAACCGATTTTGGAAAATTCATTTATGGTTATGAGTGTGACACCCGAACCGCCGATGCGGAGTTTCTTTTATCCAAACGGCAGTATGCGAACCTGACCGGACGTAACCGGGGCGCGGATGATGTGATTGCCTACCATCTCCGGCAGGCGTTCAAGCCCGGCGAGGTCACGCCAGAAGAAGCGAACCAGATCGGGCGGGAGCTGGCACTAAAACTGACGAAGGAAAACCATGCTTTTGTTGTCTGCACCCATGTGGATAAACACCATGTCCATAACCACATCATCATAAATTCTACCACGCTGGACTGTCAGAAAAAATTCCGCAACTTCTGGGGTTCCACCTGGGCGATCCGGCGCATGAATGACAAGCTGTGCCTGGAGCATGGGCTTTCCATTGTAGAGAATCCGAAGCCCAGCCGCAACCACTACGGCACATGGATGGGAAGTCAGAAACAGCCTTCCCATCAGGAGCAGCTACGCTGGGCCATCGATGCTGCCCTGGAGGAAAAGCCGAAGGACTTTGAAGAACTTTTGAAGAAGCTGGAGGCGGCCGGGATCGAAGTCAACCGGGAGCGGAAGTACCTCCGTTTTCGCCTGTCACCGGAAGATAGATATACCCGGTGTGATACGCTAAAGGGCGACTATACCGAGCAGGCCATCAGAGAACGGATCGCCGGCATCCGGACGGTGAAACCGCGCCGTATCTCTCCCCAAAAGCCAGTTTCCAAAGTCGGACTGCTGGTGGACATTGAGGCGGCGGTCCGTTCCGGCAAAGGGCCGGGGTATGAACGCTGGGCGAAGGTGTTCAACTTAAAGCAGCTTTCCCAGGCGGTAATCTATCTCAAAGAGCATGGCGATATGAGCTATGAGGATTTGCAGAAAAAATCAGATGCCGCTACCGCCAGCTTCAATGCGCTGTCGGTACAGATCAAGGAACTGGAATCACAGATGGCCGCCAACGGGGAGCTGCAGAAACAGATCGTAAATTATGCCAAGACGCGGGCGGCCTATGTGGAGTACCGGAAAGCCGGGTACAGCAAAAAATTCCGTGCGGTGCATGAGACGGAAATCCTTCTGCACCAGGCGGCGAAGAAACACTTTGACGAGGTTGGGATTACAAAGCTGCCCTCCGTCAAATCTCTGCGTGAGGAATATGCCGGACTTCTGGAACAGAAACGGAAAGCCTATTCTTCTTACAAACAGGCCAGAGCCGATATGAAGGAGCTTTATAATATCCGGGCAAATGTGGAGCATTTGCTGGACATTCCTACCGGACGGGAACCGCAGAAGGAATCGCAGAAGTCGCGGCAATAG